Proteins from one Entomospira culicis genomic window:
- a CDS encoding bifunctional metallophosphatase/5'-nucleotidase, which yields MMKKWFIPLLIVALFGACQKEKPSLVLEVISTTDVHGYALSPNEETIGYATIANYTEMVREAHPHVLLLDAGDYLQGSALTNLTEGADVIQVMNAMHYDAVTVGNHEFDFGWENLLQRQSEATFPLITANVQQVGVGSPFASHQTIEKGGVKIAIVGLTTPETSWKTSAQNVEGWQFLDPITTLTPLINQLKKEHAIIIVLAHLGEEGEYRASDLAHAIPAIDLIIDGHDHTPTITLGNAENNFTPSYGKRIGNTLIVNSGGNAQYLAHTTITLEKGKVVDISAKILNASDEELNAGYTMRPNAQQVVALLEEIHQRSQVILQQVVSYSPIYLDGTREVVRMQESALGRLIADSYRYEAQTDIALMNGGGIRTSIDAGDITLQDLLSVLPFNNTVVRIDLTGAEIRTALEHGLSQYPDANGAFIHGSGFTYSYDLSAPVGSRVVDIWIAETLIDPQATYSLALLNFLATGGDGFTMLDKPIVGEFSSDADILIRYIKAYPEEAFTLIEAPRSWQTS from the coding sequence ATGGTTTATCCCTTTATTAATCGTCGCGCTCTTTGGTGCTTGCCAGAAAGAGAAGCCATCTTTAGTGCTAGAGGTTATCAGCACCACCGACGTACACGGCTATGCATTAAGCCCCAACGAAGAGACCATCGGCTATGCCACCATCGCCAACTACACCGAAATGGTGCGCGAGGCACATCCGCATGTACTACTCCTAGATGCTGGCGATTATCTCCAAGGTAGCGCGCTAACCAATCTTACCGAAGGTGCGGATGTCATTCAAGTGATGAACGCCATGCACTACGACGCAGTAACCGTGGGGAATCATGAATTTGACTTTGGCTGGGAGAATCTGCTGCAACGTCAAAGCGAGGCAACCTTTCCGCTCATTACTGCGAATGTCCAACAAGTGGGAGTAGGTAGCCCCTTTGCTAGCCATCAAACCATCGAGAAAGGTGGCGTAAAAATTGCCATTGTCGGTCTAACCACACCAGAGACAAGCTGGAAAACCTCCGCGCAAAATGTGGAAGGATGGCAATTCCTCGATCCCATCACGACGCTTACCCCGCTCATCAATCAATTGAAAAAAGAGCATGCGATCATCATCGTCCTTGCGCACCTAGGCGAAGAGGGCGAATATCGCGCTTCCGACCTCGCTCATGCGATTCCTGCTATTGATCTAATTATTGATGGGCACGATCATACGCCGACGATCACCCTTGGTAACGCCGAAAACAACTTCACGCCCAGCTATGGTAAACGTATCGGAAATACACTTATCGTAAATAGTGGCGGAAACGCCCAATACCTCGCGCATACAACCATTACCCTCGAGAAGGGAAAAGTTGTTGATATTAGCGCCAAAATTCTTAATGCTTCTGACGAGGAACTTAACGCAGGGTATACCATGCGTCCTAACGCCCAACAGGTTGTCGCCCTGCTTGAAGAGATTCATCAACGCTCCCAAGTCATTTTACAGCAAGTCGTTAGCTACTCCCCCATCTACCTAGATGGCACGCGCGAGGTGGTTCGCATGCAAGAGAGCGCATTGGGTCGCCTAATTGCCGATAGCTATCGCTATGAAGCCCAAACCGATATCGCCCTCATGAACGGCGGAGGTATTCGCACCTCTATCGATGCAGGTGATATCACCTTACAAGATCTGCTTAGCGTGCTTCCCTTTAATAATACCGTGGTGCGCATTGACCTTACTGGAGCGGAGATAAGAACAGCGCTGGAGCATGGGCTTAGTCAATACCCCGATGCCAATGGTGCCTTCATTCACGGATCGGGCTTTACCTATAGCTATGATCTCTCTGCACCAGTTGGATCTCGCGTGGTGGATATCTGGATAGCCGAGACACTTATCGATCCGCAAGCAACCTACTCTTTAGCGCTCTTGAACTTTCTAGCGACGGGGGGTGATGGCTTTACCATGCTCGATAAGCCAATTGTTGGTGAATTCTCTAGCGATGCGGACATTCTTATTCGTTACATCAAAGCCTACCCCGAAGAGGCATTTACCTTGATTGAAGCGCCACGTAGTTGGCAAACATCATAA